A genomic region of Metopolophium dirhodum isolate CAU chromosome 1, ASM1992520v1, whole genome shotgun sequence contains the following coding sequences:
- the LOC132936189 gene encoding uncharacterized protein LOC132936189 — protein MIELVLNEYKINTKVTYMVTDNASNFAKAFRLYSTTEDEIETPENDSLIYSTDIFEILSEGEERHFRLPKQLRCASHTFNLLATNDVNKLQIKDGPYKTLSRRAFGKCNALFNKQNMSTLVADKIKNHLGRYLITPNDTRWNALYDSLSFIISHFDEVENICTDIQLPCLSKPQETDFLTEYCKVMKPIAKALDILQGEKYISIGYLLPTLTAVKKSLNQLILHGNLKYCKPLVEVLISGLKKRFDTNFESSDMKLAATLEPKFKWNWAEVEMVNELKECLKARLFELIAENTECIMNDKTNEVTYDDFLHFDALENPETDKLQNLFNEYSNSSPKLPLNTFSEEIQKLYIKYNTSIPSSAHVERLFSAGGQLFDERRGSMSDDTFEMSLLFRTTQGGSCGGRNICFSNENPPHPGHFKYFKGIQDFENI, from the exons ATGATTGAACTTGTGTtgaatgaatacaaaataaatacaaaagtaaCCTATATGGTTACAGATAATGCATCAAACTTTGCTAAGGCATtcag ACTTTATAGCACTACTGAAGATGAAATAGAAACTCCAGAAAATGATTCACTTATATATTCAAcggatatttttgaaattttaagtgaAGGGGAAGAAAGACATTTTAGGCTGCCTAAACAACTGCGCTGTGCTTCGCATACATTCAATTTGCTGGCCACGAATGATgtgaataaattacaaatcaaaGATGGACCATATAAAACATTAAGTAGAAGGGCTTTTGGAAAGTGTAATGCActtttcaataaacaaaatatgagtACATTGGTggcagataaaattaaaaatcatctaGGTCGATATTTAATCACACCAAATGATACACG TTGGAATGCTTTGTATGACTCTTTGAGTTTTATTATAAGCCACTTTGATGAAGTAGAGAATATTTGTACTGATATTCAGTTGCCTTGCCTAAGTAAACCACAAGAAACAGATTTTTTGACTGAATATTGCAAa GTTATGAAACCTATTGCAAAAGCTTTAGATATACTGCAaggagaaaaatatatttctattggTTATCTTCTCCCTACATTAACAgctgtaaaaaaatcattaaatcaaCTTATATTGCATGGAAACCTAAAATATTGCAAGCCATTAGTTGAAGTGCTGATCAGTGGATTAAAAAAACG gTTTGATACAAATTTTGAATCTTCAGACATGAAATTAGCTGCTACTTTAGAACCAAAGTTTAAGTGGAATTGGGCTGAAGTAGAAATGGTCAATGAGTTGAAAGAATGTTTAAAAGCAAGATTGTTTGAGCTAATTGCAGAAAATACTGAATGTATTATGAATGATAAAACCAATGAAGTCACATATGATGATTTTTTACATTTCGATGCTTTAGAAAATCCAGAAACAGATAAActtcaaaatttatttaatgaatattcaaACTCTTCTCCTAAACTACCATTAAACACATTTTCTgaagaaatacaaaaattatatattaagtataatacaagTATTCCCTCTAGTGCTCACGTCGAGAGACTTTTTAGTGCAGGAGGCCAATTGTTTGATGAAAGGCGTGGATCTATGTCCGATGATACTTTTGAAATGTCACTTct ATTTCGTACTACTCAAGGCGGGTCCTGTGGTGGTAGAAacatctgtttttcaaatgagaaccctccCCATCCAGGACATTTCAAGTACTTCAAAGGAATtcaagattttgaaaatatttga